The Streptomyces sp. NBC_00306 sequence GACGCCCACCGCGCGCTGGAGACCCGCGGCACCGTCGGCAAGGTCGTCCTCGAACCCCGCACGCGGCGCACCCCCGGCGCCAAGCCGTAAACCGCGCGCCCAGCTCGCCTATGAACCAAGCGACTTGAGCGCCTCGCCGGTCAGCCGGTACACCGTCCACTCGTCCTGCGGCCTCGCACCGAGTGCCTCGTAGAAGCTGATCGACGGGGCGTTCCAGTCCAGCACCGACCACTCGAAGCGCTCATAACCCCGCTCCCCACAGATCCGCGCCAGCTCCGTCAGCAACGCCTTCCCGTACCCGCCACCACGCCGGTCCGGACGGACGAACAGATCCTCCAGATACAGCCCCTGCACCCCGGTCCACGTCGAGAAGTTGAGGAACCACAGCGCGAACCCCACCACCTCGCCCCCATCCGTCTCCGCGATGTGCGCATACGCCCCCGGGCGCTCGCCGAACAGCGCCGCGTGCAACTGCTCCGGCGTCGCCCGCGCCTCCTGCGGAGCCTTCTCGTACTCCGCCAGCTCACGGATCATGGCAAGGATCTCTGGCACATCAGCAGGTGTGGCTTCACGAATCATGTGATCAGCGTGCACGCCCGACCACGCGCCACGCCAGCCGATTCCCGCGCGCCCATCCGCCCCCGGCGCCAGTGCCCCTGCACGGCCCGCGCCCCTGCGGCGCGCACCCCCGCAGCCCGCACCGCCCCGGCGGCCCGCCCTCAACGCGCCAACAGCGCCCGCGCGATGGACATCTGCGACTCCTGGAGCCCTTCCTCCCCGTCCTCCAGATCCCACAGGCTGTTCTGCAACACCCGCCCCAGCGTCCACGCCTTCGCGCGCTCCCGGTCCAGACCCAGCGCCTCCGTCAGCAGATCGAAACGCCACAGCGTCTCCGCCGGATCGAAACGGTTGTCGAGCGCCGGCATCAGATCGAACCCCGGATCCCCCGCCAGCGGCTTCGGGTCGATGGCCAGCCACGGCTCCCGCGCGCCCGCCATGACGTTGTCGTAATGCAGATCCCAGTGCAGCAGCCGGTCCCCCGGCTCACCCGCCACCTCCCGCACCGCCGCCGCACAGTCCGCCAGCAACCGGCGCTCCCCCACGTCCCCCAGCAACCTCAGCGCGACCGGCACATCCGCCAGCATCCGCTCAGCGATGTCCCCCAGCCGCCGCAACCCCGGCGGCGCCGCCACCGACGTCAAACGCACCAGCAGCTCCGCCAGCACGCGCACCGCCTCCCGCGCATCCTCGACGGCCGACAGATGCACCCACGAACCGGCCACGTCCCCCGCCCGCGCCGCACCCCCGAGCCGCTCCAGCAGCATCGTGCCCGTCACCGGATCATGGTCCAACAGCCGCACCGCCCCGGCCCCGTCCCACACACGCAACGCGACCGGCTCCCCCACGCTCTCCTCGTCGAGCGCCTGAAGCTTCAGCACAGCCCGCGAACCGTCCCGCCGCACCACCGGAAGCACCAGCGCGCACCAGCCGTGCATCGCAGCACCCGACCGCGTCAGCTCCCACCGCTCCAAAACTCCGCCGCCCGCTCCGGCAGCGCCGCGATGAACTCCCGCCCGGCCTCACCGCCGTACGTGAACTGCGTCGCCGCAAGCTCCTCCGGAACCTCGATCATGCCGCGATCCTACGGACACCCCACCCGCCCCACCCGGCAATTTCCCCGGCCCCAGGTCTCCCCCACACCGGCCGGCCGGTAGCCTCCCCGCACAACACAGGCACACTCGCCGGAGCAGGGACAACATGAGCACCAGCACCGTCAACGGCGGCATCTCGTTCTGGTACGCCCAGGAAGGCCTCCCCGTACCGAGGGAACCCCTGCCCGGCGACACCACCGCCGACATCTGCATCGTCGGCGGCGGCTACACCGGCCTGTGGACGGCCTACTACCTCAAGAAAGCCGTCCCCTTCCTCAACATCACCGTCCTCGAAGCCAAGTTCTGCGGCTACGGCGCCTCCGGACGCAACGGCGGATGGCTCTACAACGGCATCGCCGGCCGCGGCCGCTACGCCCGACTCCACGGCCACGACGCCGCCGTACGCCTCCAGCAGGCCATGAACGACACCGTCGACGAAGTCGTCCGCACCGCCGCCGAAGAGAACATCGACGCCGACATCCACCAGGGCGGCGTCCTCGAAGTCGCCTACACCCCCGCCCAGCTCGAACGCCTCAAGACGTTCCACGCCGTCGAGATCGCCTTCGGCGAAAAGGACCGCGCCCTCCTCGGCGCCCGCGAGACCGCCGACCGCGTCCGCGTCGCCGGAGCCGTCGCCTCCAGCTGGACACCCCACGGCGCCCGGCTCCACCCCGTCAAACTCGTCAAAGGCCTCGCCGACACCGTCGCGGCACTCGGCGTCACCATCCACGAGTCCACGCCCGTCACCGAGATCAGGCCCAAACACGCCGTCACGCCCTACGGCACCGTCCGCGCCCCCTACATCCTGCGCTGCACCGAAGGCTTCACCGCGGGCCTCAAGGGCCAGCGCCGCGCCTGGCTCCCGATGAACTCCTCCATGATCGCCACGGAGCCGCTCCCCCAGTCCGTCTGGGACACCCTCGGCTGGGACGGCCGCGAAGCCCTCGGCGACATGGCCCACGCGTACATGTACGCCCAGCGCACCGCCGACAACCGCATCGCCCTCGGCGGCCGCGGCATCCCC is a genomic window containing:
- a CDS encoding GNAT family N-acetyltransferase — encoded protein: MIREATPADVPEILAMIRELAEYEKAPQEARATPEQLHAALFGERPGAYAHIAETDGGEVVGFALWFLNFSTWTGVQGLYLEDLFVRPDRRGGGYGKALLTELARICGERGYERFEWSVLDWNAPSISFYEALGARPQDEWTVYRLTGEALKSLGS
- a CDS encoding NAD(P)/FAD-dependent oxidoreductase; translation: MSTSTVNGGISFWYAQEGLPVPREPLPGDTTADICIVGGGYTGLWTAYYLKKAVPFLNITVLEAKFCGYGASGRNGGWLYNGIAGRGRYARLHGHDAAVRLQQAMNDTVDEVVRTAAEENIDADIHQGGVLEVAYTPAQLERLKTFHAVEIAFGEKDRALLGARETADRVRVAGAVASSWTPHGARLHPVKLVKGLADTVAALGVTIHESTPVTEIRPKHAVTPYGTVRAPYILRCTEGFTAGLKGQRRAWLPMNSSMIATEPLPQSVWDTLGWDGREALGDMAHAYMYAQRTADNRIALGGRGIPYRYGSRTDNDGRTQPATVQALRDILVRFFPTTAGVRIDHAWSGVLGVPRDWCATVTLDRSTGLGWAGGYVGSGVATTNLAARTLRDLIQQDSGQSGPTDLTTLPWVNHKVRKWEPEPLRWLGVQAMYAAYRGADRRESTGRTTATDRVATLADKVSGRG